The Xiphophorus maculatus strain JP 163 A chromosome 5, X_maculatus-5.0-male, whole genome shotgun sequence nucleotide sequence ttaataCAGTATGTTgcatgggcgtaggtttgggtatggacggtcgtgacatgtcacgaccaatattcaagggatataaaatagtcccgaccaatttttgccatattaattaaaaaaaaaaaaacatatgtattctttaacaaaaacaaaataaataaacgaaaatctacattaATTAGTTTAGTAAGTTGTAAGATCCCACCAAAAcgtagaccaaacctacgcccttggTATGTTGCCATAATAATCCCTTCAGTTATTGCTAATCATGACACGAAGTAATTTATGACAGTGTTTGCAGAGCCCCCTTAAGGTATACACACATTTCATCCACAAATTACAACATAAGTTTATCTTTAGCACAACAGTACTTAAGaaaatcagctgcagctgatccagaacacagcgttctcactaaaaccaggaacaCAGAGCGCATCACCCCAAAGTCCTTCCACTGCCCTCCTGTAGCTCAGAAAAGAGACTGTAAAATactcctgttagtttataaatcactgaacggcttagcaccaaaatacattaaagatctgctgttgttgtatcaaccttccagacacCTCAGGTTTTCTGGTTTGAATTTACTcagcatccccagaaccaaacatggcaaagcagcattcagcttctatgctgCACAAATCTAGAATAAACTTCCAGAAGACTGCAAAActgccaaaacactgagtccCTTTAAACCAAGGTTTGAAACACACCTGTTTAGAGCTGTCTTTGATTAGCAGAATTAATTAATATGTGTGTGGTgcatttgcttgatgattttgattatggtttttgacaagaaaatcatatttaaccgcttgtttcataattggttccTGTGCActttgccttgttgctgaaatgtgctgtacaaataaactcgACTGAGCTTGACTACAACATTACTAGAAGGAATATGGTacagccccctttactctgatacaccaaaaataaacaaaagtccGTCTGCATGTAATATAATCTCAGGAAACATTCTCAGGTTTCTATACATCTCACAGCTCATTGTTCAATCcatcatttaaaatgaagacaGAACAAACTCATATGTTTTATCGAGTGGAAAATGTAATacttatagaaaaaaaacatggattgaaaaaaaaaagtttgaaaaatttatatttctttttcctttactattatttattatggAGTTATTGAACCAAGCCACGTGGAAAACTTCTCAAAGTGAGATTTTACTAAAAtgtatacataaaataaatagctcAGTTCTTCATAATCTTTGACCAAAATGACCAAGAGATATCAAATATAAAGTTGTAACACAAACAATTACTAAAATCGGATATGCATACGTAGTTATGCAAGAGGCAGTAGATGACATGACTGAGTGAGATTTGTGAGAATATGTGAGTGTGTGAGTCAGCAGTCTGACGCCGTCTCAGCTGAGGTCTCGTTCGTCTGCTGCCGTCATAACATCACGCAGCTCTATGTTCAGAGAGGTGAATGTCAGTCACAAGGCAGTGAAAGTGTGTGTCCTTTGTGAGCTGGTGGCGTTCGTCTGGGATTAATTTGCCATTTTGGTTAATCAAAATGAGGCTCCATCAGCGCCTTCTCTTTAGATTACTGATTAAATACAAAGTACTTAATGCAGGTGTCGACCTTTACATAACTGCTTCTGGTTGATCTCATAATGTTTTACCTCATTTTCCAAGTAATCATTTAACTAAAACGGAGACAGGCAGCTGCGCTGCAGGGCGAGGGAACAGCCTTTATTTACTCTGCTTTCAGCTAAACACATGGCCAGTTTGACATGAACTGCTAGCCTCGCATATCTGGGCCCAGTTGTTTGAAGTCAAAACAACAAGCCCAGTCTGTGAGAGTCAGTTCCCGGTTATTCTGACTTCCAGACGTCACACAGACGTCACAAGTGGAAATGCATGCCACACGCTGAACTTTAGGAATCTGAATGTGTTCGTTTGCCGATTTTTCAAAGCAAATGGGATTAATCTGGCGGTTTCCAGTGACTGCAGCTCATTTTATTGTGCATGTGGTCAGTTCTACATCCACGAGTCAGATGTCTTGTGATCATGTTTAATCGATATACATGGCTTTGTTGAATTTGATTGCTATCTCCTATTTTTTCCCCAGACCACACCCAAATGTTGCtctcaggggtctcaaactccagtcctcgagagccgcagtcctgcaacttttagatgtgcctctgctgcaccacacctgaatagaataattaagacattagcaaggctctggagaactgatctacacaaggaggaggtaattaagccatttcatttgagtgttttgtacctgtggcacatctaaaaactgtaggtctgcggccctcgaggactggagctTGAGACCCCTGCACTCACACGGTTTAAATTCATTGTAACAGTTGTAAAAGCAGGCAACTGACAAGAAGAATTGCTGCAAAAGTGATGAAatagctctggaaaaaaattaagagaccacttaaaatgatcagtttctctgattttactcttcatagataaatgtttgagtaaaatgaacattgttcttttattcgaTGAACTATTAACATGTCTGAAATTTCAAGCAAaactttagtatttatttacagaaaatgagaaatggtcaaaataacaaaaaagatgcagcgctttcagacctaaaataatgcaaagaacacgagttcatattaatttagaaacgacgatactaatgttttaattcaagagtacagaaatcagtatttggtgAGATAACCACGAGGTTTTCAAATGGTTTCAGTCCAGTGacctcttaattttttccagagccgTATTTTAAACTCCTAAATATCGTGGTTTTCTATTTCTTGCaagtaaaagtctgaaaagtgtggcgtgcatttgtaCCTGCTCATCTCTATTCTGAtatctctaaataaaacaaccaaatgcTCTAACAAGCCAGCTAATTAATGCAGTTCAAGTTCATCAATTTCAAATAATGTTTCATAATGAAACATTATTTGTTCCCTAGAGGCAATTTAGGGCACTGTGGAGCAGAACAAACATcgacacattaaaaaaacaaacaaacaaaaaatatatatagacaAAGGGTCATCATGTAAAAAACAGTCagtctttaaattaaaatgagtaaatagagtccacctcggtgtaatttattctcagttCAAATTCAGCTAATATGTAAAAGTCTCATTAAGAAAATTAGGAGGTGGAggtattttttgttgcttaggaaaagctgaaaaaaccacaatgaaacaaaaagcaaaaacaaagtttttttcttcGAAGCAATCCCATTAGTCCTTTGTAGATCACAGATTCagctgtggaaaagtttaaatggCGATCAGATTGTTAAACAAAACCCAATAAAATCTCAAAGATCAAAGTCCAAGATATCATCTGagttctggaggagctgcacagatTCACATTTCATGAGGGAGAATCTTTTGCACTCTCTACTTCATCTCTATGGTGAAGTAGAGAGAAtaaaagctatttaaaaaaaaaagttctagaaATTGCAGGCTGCCTTTTCTCAAAGGTCATGTAAACGAACatgtagaaaaagaagaaatagacCAAAACAGAACATTCTAGCTTAGATGCAAAATGTGATGTGTGctggaaacaaaataatactGCATGTCATGGAGTGGCAGCAGATTCTCCTGAGggaatgttttggggtttttttaaccGGGGGAAGAGAGGAGCAGgagaataatttttatttgaattacgaaaataaacattttattgcctaaaatgcaataggCAATATTGCCTACTATGCAGTAAGTGtgttgtttgtggtttttatatgtaaaaatatataaaatcatgGAGCTGTTTTTTATCGTCTTCACAACTAtgcgctactttgtgttggtttatcccataaaatcacaataaaatacatttaaaattgagGTTGTAACAGGAAATAATGTGACAGTTCATGGATGCTCAtttgtttcaacattttgtttctttgacatttattttatttcccctcCATCTTTCATGGATCCACTTTCTCTATGTCGGTGCTTACCTCGGTGTCTGGCGCTGAACTCGACGTCGTCGAGGTTCtcgtttctttgttttcagaggATACCTGAGTGGGTGAGTCTGCAGCAGGAAAATGGAATAAGTATCTAAAGTTGGATTTGAGAAACAGCGGGGAGCCCTCTCTTGGTACGGGGGACGCTGAGGGCGTGATATTGGGGGACGGGCGTGGGGAGAGGTTCCCCATTTCAATGGCCTGGTCCTCTGTGCAGGCCAGGCCCTGGCTGCGCAGAAAGTCATCCGTTTCTCTGTCTACTACCAGCAGCCTGGTGCGGTGGGGCGTCTCACAGATACGGTTCACCACCTGCAGACAGGAGAAGCAAAGACGCAACAAAAAGATTGCCTTGATTAACACAGAAACGTGTTACACCTGTCACGGTCATGGAGACGACTAACAGTCGCGAAGCAGACAGTTTGCAAAGttattttggtgtttggagGAGATTCACAGTGTGAAGTCTATGGATGAAGCTTAAAGAGTCACAACACAGAGACTTATCAAGGATGGGCTGCTGCTGCCACAGCCACTCCTGAACCAGAGACAGCTTCAGACGCAACCTAACTGGACCCGAAACTGGTCCAGAGTCATCTTCTTAaacaaaagtatattttatatttaatttggaaaccAAGGTCCCAGAGTgtggaggaagagtggagacTGAGGCCCAGAATCACAGAGTGACGcttccacagtcagtgatgacTTGGGGTGAAATGTCTTCTTACTGGTTTTGTCCACTGGTGTTTTCTGAAGTCCCATGTCCATCTaccaggaatttttttttagagcacttcatgcttcaTTCAGATAATAAGCTTTAGGGAGACATTGAATTTATTTCCCAGCAGGATCCAGAAATGCAACTGAGCTGAAGGCCATAAATCAACCTTAGGAGAACCTCATTTGAATCTAGTAATCTAAGCCTGGTTGTGGGAAGGGATATTAATCCAAAATAGATGGTTAATTACAGCTAAAGTCACATGAAGACAAGTATTTGTTTCACATAGgaccagaggtgggtagagtacccaaaaattcCCCCCAGAAATCCGGTACATcataattaaaaagtttctcAAGCACTCCATAGGACCAAAGTTGGTCAGGATAGTTTCTTTGTCTTcacaataaaatctgttttttttaactactcAATGGtatgttttgggttgtttttttgtttttttttgtctgatacTTATTTgaacatctaaaacattttttcaaaagcaTAAACTGAGAAAATCGGAATTGGGACATTTTATTCACAGTAGCGCTATacatatgttttactttttgaatggaattgtcttttttttatgattaagcATCGTGTGCACAGTTTCAGCATTTTGTCAATCTGTTTTGCGTCAATTGAAATTTTAGGCTGCTGCAGAGTCCGCTTACATTTCGGGCCTGgagctgatttaaaaataattaatacgGCATTTGGCTCTCTCGGCGCCTGCTGGCATATAACGCTTTTGTGTCATGACAAAGACGAGCTGTGATTTCCATTACACAGGCTCACACTGACCCATATAGGGCCACCCTCGTTTACaggcaagaaagaaaaagttgtcCGACAGGTACATAGTGCATTGTTCCTCTCCTGACTCATCTTTACGTAAAAATGTCACGCAGTGTGCAGTTAGTCACTCGCCTGATGATGactttctttttccacattctCCCCGTTCACCTCCACCAGTCGATCCCCCGGCCGGAGCCCGGCCAGGTCAGCAGGGGAGCCAGGCTCCACTGTGCGGATGAACTGTCcgcctttcttcttctctccgtGCAGGTGGAAGCCATATCCGCGCTGTCCTTTGATCAGAAAGCAAAGCCTGGGTCTCAGCTCGTTCTCCATCGGTGTGTgaaggtgaagaaaaaaaaacaaaacaaaacaaaaaaactcaaagtgcGTCCCAGGAATAAACGGGTAGATCTTCTCCAAGAGCTTTGGGGAGTTTCTGGCTCCTAATCCAACGCGCTTCCACTCGCTCCAGAGACAAAAAGCTCATCGTCGTTATTCGGCATCATACAAATCCCGTAGTAATCCACAAAAACCtgaagagtgaaaataaaaatatggcaAACGCCTCCCACTCCTCTACCctcacccaaaaaaaaaataaaataaaaaaataatctgggGATTAATCCATTTTTAGGGAGCAAACGCAAAGTGGTGCGTAAAATAGCGCTAACGGGGAAACATGGACACGTTAAGTCCCGTCCATCAGTATAATCCAAGAGATCAGAGATTAGAAAGCCGGTCCACGCACGTAACACTTAATTCTCCTCGCCAGCGGGGGCGTGTGCAGTCCTCCTGAGCGACCCGGCGAGAGTGGGGAGGCTTCAGGAACACACGCCACTACCCCCCGCAGCGCACACCTGGAGACTCAGCCGCGCCGCGCTGCGGGCTGGTAGGACAGCAGCTACTCTAAACATATAGGCGGGGACACTTATTGTTGCCTCCACGCAAAACCTTGGAGCGGGCAAACTTCGCCCTGAGCGGTGCGGCTGAAACCCGACAGGCTGTGACCTGAGAAATCAAATCTTCCCCATCAGTCCTCTGCCTCCGTATCTCTGCTGCAGATCACCAGAAGAGCGACTGCGTGAAAGCGGGGTGTGATGCATGTGAAACAAAAGCTTTTCCGTGCGAATGTGCACGGAGTTCATCATATATGCTTGAGAACATCTTACTTTCCTTGATTTGACTCAGATGCAGGGAAGATGAGaagtttgcatttttgcaaatgagtaaaaaaaaaaaaaaaaaaaaacttcctagACCTTTTTGAGTTTGTTCAACCCTGTTGGGTCATATTCCCACACACAAACAAGAGAGGAGTGTCTTTAAACCTTAAAGTTGTAGAAAATCAAAGGTGATGATGCTCAattttcacttgttttcttttataattgCTTTAAGAAAAtagtgaaaaatacagaatttctaatcttgtatttaaaataaaaacccaagaGTTTTGTTGCTAAAGTTTTGTTTGCTATTGTGTCTCCTGCTGCTTTACATGTTACAGCTTATGGTAATGTATCCTAATATGTTGTGCATGACTATATTTCTGAGTTCATAGGGTTCAAAACAATAAGCAAGATACGAAAAGCTTATGGTATTTccagttaaattaaaactgatttttaattgGTCTGTCACAACTTAAAGTATAAAACTttaagaacaacaacaacaacaaaaaattcaaacacgGCGCTACAAAAACTTCAgttcttactttatttatttgagttgaaaaaataaaacagtacaaAAATATTCCTATCAATCACTGCATGTGTTTAATTATGAAACAtatcgtgtttttttttctggccaaCATCATAAATCAGCagttcagtgtttgtttgtttttttacaatccTTCTTAGTCTGGTGGCTTCAGGTTTGCTGCCGATTTACTTCTGGCATCACTTTCCTGTTCAGATTTGACCTTAAATTTGCGCGATGGACCTGGAGAGCGTGGTGATCCGGGTTTGGGTCTTTTTGCGGGAGAACTTTTGTGTGCAGATGGACAGCTGTACTGGTTCAGACACACGGAGCAGAGCGGGCTAACTGGAAGACAAACCTGCTGTCCAAAACCAACCAGCAGCCAGTTGATCTCGCTCCACAActccctgcagcagaaacaaagcaaaaaacattCAGGTGAGTCTCAAATAGACTTCTGTTTGTCCACCGGGGGGCAGCATAACCATCTGCAAAAGGAAACATGCCtgatttttatgtgttaaaGATATAACACTGAAAATCAttcattgaaaaatgtttttgtagtcACCGGATAAACATAAAGtctaaacaaaactaaatattttggatttattttaagtccagatatgaaataaattctgtataataaacactgaaagagagaaagaaaaaaaagagaaaggaatcaagaaagaaaaatagaaaaatggaaaaaggaagGACTGGAGGTAAATGAAAGGAGAATTacagaaagcaggaaaaaaagacagacacaaTGACACAAGTAAGGAAAGTCAgaaggacaaaagaaaaatggacatgaaaggaagagagaaagaatggGGGACACAAGGAAGGTAGGACTTGaggaagaagagaaacaaagaaagaatgcaaagaaggaaaggaaggaagataAAGCAGAAATGGAGAAAGGATACATGGCATGCAGAGGGAAAGAACAAGGGCAAAAGTAACTTGAACTAAAAGCAAAtctttaagtaaaaaaagatCTACAATCTTTGTGAGtctattttttaaagctgtatCGGACATGACTTGGTTACCTTGGCAACCACTCCTCCAGGGCCTTGCGTGTGTCTTCTGGGTTCTTGGTTGGTTTCTTGAGCCAGCCCAACCTGTTGGAGATGCGATGCACGTGTGTGTCCACTCCTAAACGCAAACCACCAGTGAAGACAAATCCCCTCAGGGagcatgctcacacacacacacacacacacacacacacacccacacacacacacacacactcctgcagCTGTGGGTCAGCTTAGAGACAAGGTCCTTTAGAGAACAAGGTTCTCTACGTTGTTCATCACTATCCAGGCAACACTTTACTCATTTCTTATGACAGGTAGTtgcatatatttacattttgaaactaTTGCTACTTCAAAATGGCCACCATTAGTGATAAAAACCTATGCCAGACACTTGGTCCCAGGCGATGTCCATAGCCAGGTGGGCCATCTTAGGTCCGACTCCCGGCAGGCGAACCAGACCCTCCACGCTGTTCGGGATATCTCCCCCGAACTCCGTCACCAGCATGGCCGACGTCTGCTTCAGAAACTTTACCTTGTtctgcagaggaggaggaggttcaGTTTTGATTCAGAACTTTTTAAGTAAAGAGAAGAAATTAAACAAGCTGGTAAAATCAGGGGCGTTACCCTCCAGAAGCCGACGGGATAGATGAGCTCTCCCAGCTTTTTGTCGTCGGTGGCGACTATATTCTCTGCAGTGCAGCCATGCGCCCGAAGTCTCTGCATCGCTGCGCCCGTCACCTGGTCCTTTGTCTGGCTGGACAGCATGAGCGACACCAACACCTGGAAACGCCTCACCTGTGAAAAGGGATGGAGTATTTAACTCCACACACACAGTTTATTGCAGAACTTTAAAGCAAACACGACGCAGCTCACACCTACATGTGCGGGGGCTTGTGTGTCGTAGCATTTCTCAGCTCCCATGTTGTCCACTGGGGCGTCTCGACAGCTCCTCATTTCACGGATGAAACCCAACTGTTTCATCCAGTCCGGAGGCTCCCAGTGCTCCGTCTTTACCCGGGAGGCGCCATCGTCTCCGTCATACTCCACCTTAACCTGTCTCCTCCTGCGACCGCGAGGAAGCAGCGATGACACTTCAATCTCTGTGATAGACCGGAGGCGTTCCTGGCAGCCGTCTAGACAAAAGAAAACGTAATAAATGGAGTAAACATGGCATCAAAAAAGAGCAGGATTACACAAGGATACATTTATAAGAGACTAGATGTTACAAACATGTCAGTTATTTGTTCATTTCACAACTTGCAGACCTGTCTTGGAACCAATTAGGTCATAAAGGGCTTGTGCATGAAAACTGATGGGCAGAgctttaatcagagaagcaaccaAAAAGttcatggtaactctggaagagctgcaCAGATCCACAACTCAGGTGGGAAACTAACACTGCAGATCCCCCTAAACACACCACCCCCATggtgaaacatgatggtgggAGTATAATGGTGTGGGACAGAGTTAATGGGGAGAAGGATGGAGTTAAATACTGGGCTATCCTAGAAGAAAACTTTGTTAGAGACTGCAATATATCTGAGACTAAAGTAAAGGTTCACCACTGCAACAAATCCATAGAGTTGAGATTTTGTTGCAagatttaaaaatcagttttaccGAAACTCTCTCCAATATGACCGAGTTTAGACTGTACCACTGGCACTCTGAAGAGTAGCTTGAATCAACAAAGTTAGGACTTATTTAGTACGGAGGCCGTCTGGTGacatgggaggaaaaaaaaaaagaagcaagttGTAGCCACGACTTAACATCTGGAGGCAcaacttttcttattttcttctccCATGTCACCAGACGGTCTCCGTACTTTAGACTTTACACATGCGCAAATAACCTTATGCAAAGTATTTAAATAAGGGCCTGTTTCTGTTTAGTCAGATTTATAATGTCAGTGTTTCTGGTGAGCCTAACGTGAACATACCGCTGGATGAAGGGGTCAAAGAGGGCTTCTCTTCGGACACTGTCGCCTCCTCCGCCTCCACCTTCACCTTCCGTGCAGGAACGGCGTCCACATCCCCCTGTCTGCTGCTGAGTTTGGACCTCAAAGAGGCCGCGGATCCACCGCCCGCACCGTGACTGCTGCTCCGGGTGAGAACAGCGCTGCTTTGCATGAAATACGGAGAACTCATTTTCAAAATCTGAACTACATAGCACAGTCTCCTCGTCTCACAGCGGACATTACGAAGCATTGCACAGGGCAGTACATGAAGTTGGTTTCAGGATCGTAGTCTCTCAGCTCCACGGGGgatttatattattataaaacatgtttaaatatatataagatTATACACTACTGTAGTGGTAATCTACAGATTTCTTTTGACGAAAGGCATAATTTTCCAAAAtacaatgtaattaaaaaaacattatagctaataaactaaacaaataaacttttcataTGCAACAAAGGAAAACCAAATGTATAATTCACAATTTCTGAAGTACCACAGTCTTTGTTGTTGGATATTTGGAATATcacattttctagaaattttgaacatttttacttttttgttgtcttgCACTATGGCAGTGGTGTCTAAGGTAAGTCGTCAAGGGCCAGGATCCTGCTACTTTTAGTTCGGTCCTTGGTTCAGCACAGCAAATGATTGTtcattagcagagctctgtagAACACCTGTGCACTTGTATGAAATTAAATTGGGGATACAAAGTCTGTTCAAaaggaataaaacatgaaattgaaaaatacaaaatttcaaacagaatttttttttcagtttcagatcttgtcatttaaattttttttttgttttaatcttttttcagtttctaatgTCTTTTTTcccagtttaaaatatttatttaatttttcaaaatattttttctgtttcaaatcttttgtgtcggtttcctttttttttcttgaaaaaaatgtattttgctcCAATTTAGCCCCAATACAAAATCACCTTTCAATTTACTTGTGTAAACGAAATGTTCAGGTTGTGTTTGAGTAAATACACAAATGGCTTgccataaaaacacctagaaGACGTCCTATATCAATAAGAGGCCAACTTCAGCAGTTAGCACAGTTAGCTCACTCTAAGGCTAATAACTGTAAAAGCTTCATTTTACATAGCTTGTCAAAGACTTTCCTACAATAAATAGTTTCACTGTGGTTTATGGTACCATAAAAATTGCTTACTTGTTTTGAAGACACTCTTCACTCACAATAAAAActagattagaaaaaaaaaacacgttcaACTGTCCTAGAACTCCACTTCCCATGAGGGAGCGCGGCAAGTGTGTTTTCACAGGAAGTGTCGCTTGTCAGAGCATTTATGTGTCATCCGGTTGGGGAGTGGAGGTCTGAGAACAGGTTTTCGGCAACAAATAGTAAGTTATATGAATGCACAGCGGCAGCGGATGGCCTGTTTGACTTCAGCCTTGGATAAATGACGAAGACAGCGACTCCGCTTCCGTAAggtgagagaaaagaaagggcCAAGAGGTGTCGCTATTAAGTTTAGGTCCATAAATCTTCCAATACCAAAGCAATGTTAGCCTGT carries:
- the nthl1 gene encoding endonuclease III-like protein 1 isoform X2 produces the protein MGSGVLGQLNVFFFSNLVFIVSEECLQNNSAVLTRSSSHGAGGGSAASLRSKLSSRQGDVDAVPARKVKVEAEEATVSEEKPSLTPSSSDGCQERLRSITEIEVSSLLPRGRRRRQVKVEYDGDDGASRVKTEHWEPPDWMKQLGFIREMRSCRDAPVDNMGAEKCYDTQAPAHVRRFQVLVSLMLSSQTKDQVTGAAMQRLRAHGCTAENIVATDDKKLGELIYPVGFWRNKVKFLKQTSAMLVTEFGGDIPNSVEGLVRLPGVGPKMAHLAMDIAWDQVSGIGVDTHVHRISNRLGWLKKPTKNPEDTRKALEEWLPRELWSEINWLLVGFGQQVCLPVSPLCSVCLNQYSCPSAHKSSPAKRPKPGSPRSPGPSRKFKVKSEQESDARSKSAANLKPPD
- the nthl1 gene encoding endonuclease III-like protein 1 isoform X1, translated to MLRNVRCETRRLCYVVQILKMSSPYFMQSSAVLTRSSSHGAGGGSAASLRSKLSSRQGDVDAVPARKVKVEAEEATVSEEKPSLTPSSSDGCQERLRSITEIEVSSLLPRGRRRRQVKVEYDGDDGASRVKTEHWEPPDWMKQLGFIREMRSCRDAPVDNMGAEKCYDTQAPAHVRRFQVLVSLMLSSQTKDQVTGAAMQRLRAHGCTAENIVATDDKKLGELIYPVGFWRNKVKFLKQTSAMLVTEFGGDIPNSVEGLVRLPGVGPKMAHLAMDIAWDQVSGIGVDTHVHRISNRLGWLKKPTKNPEDTRKALEEWLPRELWSEINWLLVGFGQQVCLPVSPLCSVCLNQYSCPSAHKSSPAKRPKPGSPRSPGPSRKFKVKSEQESDARSKSAANLKPPD
- the nthl1 gene encoding endonuclease III-like protein 1 isoform X3 yields the protein MGSGVLGQLNVFFFSNLVFIVSEECLQNNAVLTRSSSHGAGGGSAASLRSKLSSRQGDVDAVPARKVKVEAEEATVSEEKPSLTPSSSDGCQERLRSITEIEVSSLLPRGRRRRQVKVEYDGDDGASRVKTEHWEPPDWMKQLGFIREMRSCRDAPVDNMGAEKCYDTQAPAHVRRFQVLVSLMLSSQTKDQVTGAAMQRLRAHGCTAENIVATDDKKLGELIYPVGFWRNKVKFLKQTSAMLVTEFGGDIPNSVEGLVRLPGVGPKMAHLAMDIAWDQVSGIGVDTHVHRISNRLGWLKKPTKNPEDTRKALEEWLPRELWSEINWLLVGFGQQVCLPVSPLCSVCLNQYSCPSAHKSSPAKRPKPGSPRSPGPSRKFKVKSEQESDARSKSAANLKPPD